Proteins found in one Alphaproteobacteria bacterium genomic segment:
- a CDS encoding methyltransferase domain-containing protein, giving the protein MWMDVVDLRDFYATSLGRVAQRMIRRRLREEWPDVRGLSVLGFGYCTPYLRPFLDEADRVVAAMPAAQGVVHWPPEAPFRTVLADDGELPLPDRSMDRVLLVHSVECGENLRQMMREIWRVMSDSGRLLAIVPNRRGVWARVDNNPFGHGRPYTTAQLSRLLRDNLFTPVASANALFMPPSRSRVMLGAAQAWEKLGARWFPRFSGVVMIEATKQIYAGAGVRAQRRRSYAVVPQGLERRLQPPAPPQRVMPPGGRDAE; this is encoded by the coding sequence ATGTGGATGGACGTTGTTGATCTCAGAGACTTCTACGCCACCAGTCTGGGCCGGGTGGCGCAGCGCATGATCCGTCGCCGCCTGCGTGAGGAATGGCCGGACGTGCGGGGCCTTTCGGTTCTTGGCTTTGGCTATTGCACGCCCTATTTGCGGCCATTTCTGGATGAGGCCGACCGGGTGGTGGCGGCCATGCCGGCGGCCCAGGGGGTGGTTCACTGGCCGCCTGAGGCGCCGTTCCGCACGGTGCTGGCGGATGATGGCGAACTGCCACTGCCGGACCGGTCGATGGATCGGGTGCTGCTGGTCCACTCGGTCGAGTGCGGTGAGAATCTGCGCCAGATGATGCGCGAGATCTGGCGAGTGATGAGTGATTCCGGCCGCCTGCTGGCCATCGTGCCTAACCGGCGTGGTGTCTGGGCGCGGGTGGACAACAACCCGTTCGGCCATGGCCGGCCCTATACCACGGCGCAGCTTTCCCGCCTGTTGCGCGACAATTTGTTCACGCCCGTTGCGTCCGCCAATGCGTTGTTCATGCCGCCCAGTCGGTCGAGGGTCATGCTCGGCGCGGCCCAGGCATGGGAGAAGCTGGGCGCACGCTGGTTTCCGCGCTTCTCCGGCGTGGTGATGATCGAAGCGACCAAGCAGATCTATGCCGGCGCCGGGGTCAGGGCGCAACGACGGCGCAGTTATGCGGTTGTGCCGCAGGGGCTGGAGCGTCGGCTGCAGCCGCCGGCCCCGCCGCAGCGGGTCATGCCGCCCGGCGGTCGCGACGCAGAATAA
- a CDS encoding NAD(P)-dependent oxidoreductase gives MTLLVTGGNGFVMSNLVEAWLARDAGAKVVVLDNAPADAPMQRILAGGGDRAVFLQADITRPETWRDALDSQAITQVVHGATMTLFARVPGDDAAEAERAMPARVLEVNIMGTVNLLDWARTVRRADGRPLRFLNLSSGAVYGDDGPDTPGDPLPEDGWIDPPEFYGIGKLATEQIAARYGQLFPMETASVRLSYVYGPMDRHTPSRVHDSAMQSACRLALRGEVARIVSPDVIADWIYVRDVARGLMALLDTASLEHKAYNCSYGAPTALGTVLDLVGQLRPGFRWEVVPLDQANAVMMGDPEMTAGRWGAYDNSRLRAAGWSPRPLRDGIADYLDWLARETTPPR, from the coding sequence ATGACCCTTCTGGTGACCGGCGGCAACGGTTTCGTCATGAGCAATCTGGTGGAAGCGTGGCTGGCTCGCGATGCCGGGGCGAAGGTGGTGGTGCTGGACAATGCGCCGGCCGACGCCCCCATGCAGCGCATCCTTGCCGGTGGCGGCGATCGGGCGGTGTTTCTGCAAGCCGATATCACGCGCCCGGAAACCTGGCGCGACGCGCTCGACAGCCAGGCCATCACCCAGGTGGTGCATGGCGCCACCATGACTCTGTTCGCCCGCGTCCCCGGCGACGACGCGGCGGAAGCGGAACGGGCCATGCCGGCCCGGGTGCTGGAGGTCAACATCATGGGCACGGTCAACCTGCTGGACTGGGCCCGCACGGTCAGGCGGGCGGACGGCCGCCCTCTGCGGTTTCTCAATCTCAGTTCCGGGGCGGTGTATGGCGACGACGGACCGGACACGCCCGGCGACCCGCTGCCCGAAGACGGCTGGATCGATCCGCCGGAGTTCTATGGCATCGGCAAGCTGGCGACCGAACAGATCGCCGCCCGCTATGGCCAGCTGTTCCCTATGGAAACCGCGTCGGTGCGGCTGTCCTATGTCTATGGCCCGATGGATCGCCACACGCCGTCGCGGGTGCATGATTCGGCCATGCAGTCTGCCTGTCGCCTGGCCCTCCGGGGCGAGGTGGCGCGCATTGTCTCGCCGGATGTCATCGCCGACTGGATCTATGTGCGCGATGTGGCGCGCGGGCTGATGGCCCTGCTGGATACCGCATCGCTGGAGCACAAGGCCTATAACTGCTCCTATGGGGCGCCGACAGCGCTGGGGACGGTCCTTGACCTGGTCGGCCAGTTGCGTCCGGGCTTCCGCTGGGAGGTCGTGCCACTGGACCAGGCCAATGCGGTGATGATGGGCGATCCGGAAATGACCGCCGGCCGCTGGGGCGCCTATGACAACAGCCGGCTGCGCGCGGCCGGCTGGTCGCCGCGTCCCTTGCGCGACGGGATTGCCGACTATCTGGACTGGCTGGCACGGGAGACCACGCCGCCCCGCTGA
- the gloB gene encoding hydroxyacylglutathione hydrolase, with the protein MARLEIVQVPVLNDNYVYLAHEAESGATAVVDPAVAGPPLEAARARGWTITHLLNTHHHMDHVGGNLEVKRATGCTVIGPAADEGRIPGLDHGVSEDDTVRVGNATARVFEVHGHTLGHIMFWFSDSDALFCGDHLFVMGCGRLTEGTAPQMWDSLSKLSALPDTAQIYCAHEYTQNNGAFALTVDPANADLKRKMAEVAAARAQNLSTVPSTLGEERRTNPFLRATAAEVAAAVGMAGAPAVEVFAEVRRRKDLW; encoded by the coding sequence ATGGCCCGACTCGAAATCGTCCAGGTGCCTGTCCTGAACGACAATTATGTCTATCTGGCCCACGAGGCGGAAAGCGGCGCCACGGCGGTGGTCGATCCGGCGGTGGCCGGCCCGCCGCTGGAAGCGGCCAGGGCGCGTGGCTGGACCATTACCCACCTGCTCAACACCCATCACCACATGGATCATGTTGGGGGCAATCTGGAGGTCAAGCGCGCCACCGGCTGCACGGTCATCGGCCCGGCCGCCGACGAAGGCCGCATTCCGGGTCTCGATCACGGGGTCAGCGAAGACGATACCGTCCGCGTTGGCAACGCCACCGCCAGGGTGTTCGAGGTGCACGGCCACACCCTTGGCCACATCATGTTCTGGTTCTCCGACAGCGACGCCCTGTTCTGCGGCGACCATCTGTTCGTCATGGGCTGCGGCCGGCTGACAGAAGGCACGGCGCCACAGATGTGGGACAGCCTGTCGAAACTGTCCGCTCTGCCCGATACGGCGCAAATCTACTGCGCCCATGAATACACCCAGAACAACGGCGCCTTCGCCCTGACCGTTGATCCGGCCAACGCCGATCTGAAACGCAAGATGGCGGAAGTGGCGGCGGCGCGGGCACAGAACCTGTCGACGGTCCCGTCGACCCTGGGCGAGGAGCGACGGACCAATCCCTTCCTGCGGGCCACCGCGGCGGAGGTGGCGGCGGCGGTGGGCATGGCCGGCGCACCGGCGGTGGAAGTCTTCGCCGAAGTCAGGCGACGCAAGGACCTGTGGTAG
- a CDS encoding EAL domain-containing protein, translating into MVEDRNSIDDSESAALQGLSAAGDVVYDWNLLDDTIRWIGPVEGLFDLADAGEIASGDTYHGRINPEDLPQRLTVLANHFACERPYDCEYRVRGQNGHFRWVHDRGQAHFSPAGRAIRLTGVLREMTSRKVDEQILSYAANFDELTGHYNRTRLREALEHAIAYAMRYGAPGAYLAVGIDQVALMTDSFDRRTTDDIIIEIGHRLDRCLRVSDVIGRAGSDQFGVVLTQCEPDEISRVTEKILAVVREFTVPTATGAIPVTVSIGAVSFPASAPTAHEAMGRAESALRDATRAGHDCAVVYQPSEGQQRDHHVFMDIARDVQAALKEGRLVLAYQPVVHAGTSDVAYYECLVRMLTEDGSVVPAAAFIPVVEKMGLIRAVDQQVLELGIAELDAVPDLVLAINISGATATDRIWMRSVVVRLRDRPDLASRLIIEITETVALHDIDETARIVAVLRDLGCRVALDDFGAGYTSFRHLKALDVDIIKIDGSFVQDVANSSDNQLFIGTILRLARSFNLMTVAECVETEADARALEAQGILYLQGYHFGRPALTHGRSASLSLTGRHAAAS; encoded by the coding sequence GTGGTCGAAGATCGCAACTCCATTGACGACTCGGAGTCCGCCGCCCTGCAGGGGCTGAGCGCGGCCGGCGACGTCGTCTATGACTGGAACCTGCTGGACGACACGATCCGCTGGATCGGTCCGGTCGAGGGGCTGTTTGATCTGGCCGACGCCGGCGAGATCGCGTCCGGCGACACCTATCACGGGCGCATCAACCCGGAAGATCTGCCGCAACGCCTGACCGTACTGGCCAACCATTTCGCCTGCGAGCGGCCCTATGACTGTGAATATCGGGTGCGCGGCCAGAACGGCCATTTCCGCTGGGTCCATGACCGCGGGCAGGCGCACTTTTCGCCGGCGGGTCGCGCCATTCGCCTGACCGGCGTCCTGCGCGAAATGACGTCGCGCAAGGTTGATGAGCAGATCCTGAGCTATGCCGCCAACTTCGATGAGCTGACCGGCCACTACAACCGCACGCGCCTGCGCGAGGCTCTGGAGCATGCCATCGCCTATGCCATGCGTTATGGCGCGCCGGGCGCCTATCTGGCGGTGGGTATCGATCAGGTGGCGCTGATGACCGACTCGTTCGACCGTCGCACTACCGACGACATCATCATCGAGATCGGCCATCGCCTGGACAGGTGCCTGCGCGTCAGTGATGTCATCGGCCGTGCCGGCAGCGACCAGTTCGGTGTGGTGCTGACGCAATGCGAGCCGGATGAGATCAGTCGCGTCACCGAGAAGATCCTGGCCGTGGTCCGCGAGTTCACGGTGCCGACGGCGACCGGCGCCATTCCCGTCACGGTGTCCATCGGCGCCGTGAGCTTTCCGGCCAGCGCGCCGACCGCTCATGAGGCCATGGGGCGGGCGGAGTCGGCCCTGCGCGATGCGACGCGCGCCGGCCACGACTGTGCCGTCGTCTACCAGCCGTCAGAGGGGCAGCAGCGCGATCACCACGTCTTCATGGACATTGCCCGCGACGTTCAGGCCGCGTTGAAGGAAGGCCGTCTGGTCCTGGCCTACCAGCCGGTGGTGCATGCCGGGACCAGTGACGTCGCTTATTACGAGTGCCTGGTGCGCATGTTGACGGAGGACGGCTCTGTAGTGCCGGCCGCCGCCTTCATCCCGGTGGTGGAAAAGATGGGGCTGATCCGGGCGGTCGACCAACAGGTACTGGAACTGGGCATTGCCGAGTTGGACGCGGTGCCGGACCTGGTGCTGGCCATTAACATCTCCGGCGCGACGGCGACCGACCGTATCTGGATGCGCAGCGTCGTCGTGCGTTTGCGTGACCGGCCGGACCTGGCCAGCCGACTGATTATCGAGATCACCGAAACCGTTGCCCTGCATGATATTGATGAGACCGCACGAATCGTCGCCGTGCTGCGCGATCTTGGCTGCCGGGTCGCGCTGGATGACTTCGGCGCCGGCTATACCTCGTTCCGCCACCTCAAGGCGCTGGACGTGGACATCATCAAGATCGACGGGTCGTTCGTGCAGGACGTGGCCAATTCCAGCGACAATCAGCTTTTCATCGGCACCATTTTGCGGCTGGCGCGATCCTTCAACCTGATGACCGTGGCCGAATGCGTGGAGACCGAAGCCGATGCCCGGGCCCTGGAGGCGCAGGGGATTCTCTACCTTCAAGGTTATCACTTTGGCCGGCCGGCGCTGACCCATGGCCGCTCGGCGTCGCTATCGCTGACTGGCCGTCACGCCGCCGCATCCTGA
- a CDS encoding permease, with the protein MSEASSRSPARSGTALSSYIIIGLLVLTGGGLLWWRDGPAGLVGTLDRDGAILLDLLPRLAAAMVIAGLVQVMVPRELVSRWLGARSGWPGLFISTIVGGLMPGGPLTSFPIVLVLSRAGADMGVLVCFVTSWALLGLNRILVWELPFLGPELVIIRVLVSLPLPILAGLTARHLVPRLWARPALSTDQGNPPDKI; encoded by the coding sequence ATGAGCGAGGCCTCGTCGCGCTCGCCCGCGCGTAGCGGCACGGCGCTGTCCTCCTACATCATTATCGGCCTGCTCGTGCTGACCGGCGGCGGGTTGTTGTGGTGGCGTGACGGGCCGGCCGGCCTGGTCGGGACACTGGATCGCGACGGTGCCATCCTGCTCGACCTGCTGCCCCGCCTGGCGGCGGCCATGGTGATTGCCGGGCTGGTCCAGGTGATGGTGCCGCGCGAGCTGGTGTCGCGCTGGCTCGGCGCCCGCTCCGGCTGGCCGGGACTGTTCATCTCGACCATTGTCGGCGGCTTGATGCCGGGCGGCCCGCTGACCTCATTTCCCATCGTCCTGGTGTTGTCCCGCGCCGGTGCCGATATGGGCGTTCTGGTCTGCTTCGTCACCAGTTGGGCTCTGCTGGGTCTCAACCGCATCCTGGTCTGGGAGCTGCCCTTCCTCGGTCCGGAACTGGTCATCATCCGCGTCCTGGTATCGCTGCCGCTGCCAATTCTGGCCGGTCTGACCGCGCGCCATCTGGTGCCCCGTCTGTGGGCGCGGCCGGCTCTGTCGACCGATCAGGGCAACCCGCCCGATAAGATCTGA
- a CDS encoding amidohydrolase family protein, with protein MTDAGRTIRFANADMIVAWDAAADRHYYLPHGDMVIRGNTIIALGRHSDAAGHNEPVDETVDCTGRMLLPGTVNIHTHASAILENKSLLEETSSRLMGSTVLFEWNRLIRMDPGYKVPKLEAALGEVMKAGCTTVVDLAYGYDGWIDTLARSGLRACAGAQYVDGLHATPDGHTMAYEWNLEGGRRGFDVALKAVDQALAHPSGRLFAMLGPGQVDTCGEELLRDSKAEADRRRIPITTHCSQSGVEFFEMVKRHGKSPAQWLESLGFLGPTTTLGHAIFLDHHPWLHWTAPKRDLDVLAATGTHVAHCPWVQFNNGRSLQSFRTYREHGVNVGIGTDSFPLNMWEEMRWALIMGRVAEGWKQAVTTHDIFYAATIGGAKALGRDDIGRLAPGAKADMAVVDLNHWTVQPGRDPLRAMMFHAQERPVRDVWCDGAKIVEDGQSLTLDIDAAHDRLQDGFATIAPKVAGLDWAGRTIDQAFPTSLPTVDRV; from the coding sequence ATGACCGACGCCGGACGCACTATCCGTTTCGCCAACGCCGACATGATTGTCGCCTGGGATGCCGCCGCTGACCGGCACTACTATCTGCCGCACGGCGACATGGTGATTCGGGGCAACACCATCATCGCCCTAGGCCGTCACAGTGACGCGGCTGGTCATAACGAACCGGTGGACGAAACGGTCGACTGCACGGGACGCATGCTGCTGCCCGGCACCGTCAACATTCACACGCACGCCTCCGCCATACTGGAAAACAAATCCCTGCTGGAGGAAACCTCATCCCGCCTGATGGGCTCAACGGTGCTGTTTGAGTGGAACCGGCTCATCCGCATGGACCCCGGCTACAAGGTGCCGAAACTAGAGGCGGCGCTGGGCGAGGTGATGAAGGCCGGCTGCACCACCGTGGTGGACCTGGCCTATGGCTATGATGGCTGGATCGATACGCTGGCCCGATCGGGCCTGAGGGCCTGCGCCGGCGCGCAGTATGTGGATGGCCTGCACGCCACGCCGGACGGCCATACCATGGCCTATGAATGGAATCTGGAAGGCGGCCGGCGCGGTTTCGACGTAGCGCTGAAAGCGGTGGACCAGGCGCTGGCCCATCCGTCGGGCCGCCTGTTCGCCATGCTTGGCCCGGGCCAGGTGGATACTTGCGGCGAAGAACTGCTGCGGGACTCCAAGGCGGAAGCCGACCGTCGGCGCATTCCGATCACCACCCACTGCTCACAGAGCGGCGTCGAGTTCTTTGAAATGGTGAAGCGCCACGGCAAATCGCCGGCCCAGTGGCTGGAAAGCCTGGGCTTCCTCGGGCCTACCACCACCCTCGGTCACGCCATCTTTCTCGACCATCACCCGTGGTTGCACTGGACCGCGCCGAAGCGTGATCTCGATGTGCTGGCCGCCACCGGCACCCACGTTGCCCATTGCCCGTGGGTGCAGTTCAACAATGGCCGCAGTCTGCAAAGCTTCCGCACCTATCGCGAGCATGGGGTCAATGTGGGCATCGGCACCGACAGCTTCCCCCTCAACATGTGGGAGGAGATGCGTTGGGCCCTGATCATGGGGCGGGTGGCGGAAGGCTGGAAGCAGGCAGTGACCACCCATGACATCTTCTATGCTGCCACCATTGGTGGCGCCAAGGCGCTGGGCCGCGACGACATCGGCCGCCTGGCGCCCGGCGCAAAGGCCGATATGGCCGTTGTCGACCTCAATCACTGGACCGTACAGCCGGGCCGCGACCCGCTGCGCGCCATGATGTTCCATGCCCAGGAGCGGCCGGTGCGCGACGTATGGTGCGACGGGGCAAAAATCGTCGAGGACGGCCAGTCCCTGACCCTCGACATCGACGCCGCCCATGACCGGCTGCAGGATGGCTTTGCGACCATCGCACCGAAGGTGGCCGGGCTCGACTGGGCTGGTCGCACCATCGATCAGGCTTTCCCCACCTCCCTGCCGACCGTTGATCGGGTGTAG
- a CDS encoding peptidylprolyl isomerase, which produces MTEAKSGDTVLVHYTGRLADGTQFDSSDGRDPLEFTLGQGQVIAGFEQAVTGMTPGDSQQVHIEPAEAYGERADDLVFQVPRENFPDDLDIAPGMRFRAADPGGNAMPVTVTEVADGQVTVDANPPLAGQVLTFDISLVEIKG; this is translated from the coding sequence ATGACGGAAGCCAAATCCGGCGACACGGTTCTTGTGCACTACACTGGCCGCCTGGCAGACGGCACACAGTTCGATTCGTCAGACGGCCGTGATCCGCTGGAGTTCACGTTAGGCCAGGGCCAGGTCATTGCCGGCTTCGAACAGGCGGTGACCGGGATGACGCCGGGCGACAGCCAGCAGGTACATATCGAGCCGGCCGAGGCCTATGGCGAGCGCGCCGACGATCTGGTGTTCCAGGTGCCGCGGGAAAACTTCCCCGATGATCTGGACATAGCCCCGGGCATGCGGTTTCGCGCGGCCGATCCCGGCGGTAATGCCATGCCGGTTACGGTGACCGAGGTGGCCGACGGTCAGGTGACGGTGGATGCCAACCCGCCGCTGGCCGGCCAGGTGCTGACCTTCGATATCTCGCTGGTGGAAATCAAGGGCTAG
- a CDS encoding GTP-binding protein has product MSQDNPAAVPATADTMDAPPIPVTVLTGFLGSGKTTLLARLLRDPALTNTAVIVNEFGEVGLDHLLLEHSGEDLIELDGGCLCCTVRGDLIDTLRRLLMRRERGEVAAFERVIIETTGLADPAPILHTLMVDPQVTFGYRLDGVLTVVDAANGDATLDGHGESVRQAAVADLLIISKGDLVAKEHMAALQARLRALNPAARQVPAANGAVDAGALFGLGLYNPETKSPDVSRWLKEEAYAAAHAADHGGHDHGHHHDVNRHDAHIRAYCVTLDKPVSAAAFTFFLESLINNRGPDLLRVKGIIHVAEEPDHPAVIHGVQHHFHPVVWLDGWPDDDRRSRMVFITRDIPQAWVQQFFDALERGEGNIDVGRAPAPQPVAG; this is encoded by the coding sequence ATGAGCCAGGACAATCCCGCCGCCGTTCCCGCGACCGCCGACACGATGGACGCGCCACCGATTCCGGTGACCGTGCTGACCGGCTTTCTCGGCAGCGGCAAGACGACGCTGCTGGCGCGGCTGTTGCGCGATCCGGCGCTGACCAACACGGCGGTGATCGTCAATGAGTTCGGCGAGGTGGGCCTTGACCACCTGCTGCTGGAGCATTCCGGCGAAGACCTGATCGAGCTGGATGGCGGATGCCTGTGCTGCACGGTGCGCGGCGATCTGATCGATACGTTGCGACGCCTGTTGATGCGGCGCGAGCGTGGCGAGGTGGCCGCGTTTGAGCGGGTCATCATCGAAACCACCGGCCTGGCCGACCCGGCGCCGATCCTGCATACCCTGATGGTCGACCCGCAGGTGACCTTCGGCTATCGCCTGGATGGGGTTCTGACGGTGGTGGATGCGGCCAATGGCGACGCCACACTGGATGGTCATGGCGAAAGCGTGCGTCAGGCGGCGGTGGCTGATCTGTTGATCATCAGCAAGGGTGATCTGGTAGCGAAAGAGCACATGGCGGCGTTGCAGGCACGACTGCGCGCGCTCAACCCGGCGGCGCGTCAGGTGCCGGCCGCCAATGGCGCGGTGGATGCGGGGGCTCTGTTCGGCCTCGGTCTCTATAATCCAGAGACCAAGAGTCCCGATGTCAGCCGCTGGCTGAAAGAGGAAGCCTATGCGGCGGCACATGCGGCTGACCATGGCGGTCACGATCACGGCCATCATCACGACGTCAATCGTCATGACGCCCACATCCGGGCCTACTGCGTTACTCTGGACAAGCCCGTCTCCGCCGCCGCCTTCACTTTTTTTCTTGAAAGTCTGATCAACAATCGCGGCCCTGACCTGCTGCGGGTCAAAGGCATCATCCACGTGGCGGAAGAACCGGATCATCCGGCCGTGATCCATGGCGTACAGCACCATTTTCATCCGGTGGTCTGGCTCGATGGCTGGCCGGATGACGACCGGCGCAGTCGTATGGTGTTCATCACTCGCGACATTCCGCAGGCGTGGGTCCAGCAGTTCTTCGATGCGCTGGAACGTGGCGAAGGCAATATCGACGTCGGGCGGGCGCCAGCGCCGCAGCCGGTCGCCGGTTGA
- a CDS encoding amino acid permease produces the protein MASIPPPVALKRSLGLTLLTLYGLGVMVGAGIYVLVGEVAAAAGALAPFAFVLAAVLTAFSALSYAELSTRYPVSAGEAVYVAEGLRQRWLASLVGLMIIAAGIVSSAVLARGLVGYTATFIVLPSAPVIIAIVTLLTLLAVWGIAESVLVAAIATVVEVAALVFIVVVAADDIAPGFAAMGHALGEAVRAPSPDLAAGMITAMILAFFAFIGFEDMVNVAEEVHEPGRTLPRAILLTLVITTVLYVLVSLVVVASPVAVAGGAPLALIADRALESSGAFIALVAIFAVINGGLIQIVMASRVLYGMANQGWMPAWLGVVNARTRTPVAATVLVGGVVLVAALALPVAALAQATSFILLLVYALVNLSLLRLRRRRGAAAAPRARFTVPLVVPVLGCVGSASLALALVLLHLV, from the coding sequence ATGGCTTCAATCCCGCCGCCGGTCGCCCTTAAACGCAGTCTCGGACTGACGTTGCTGACCCTCTATGGCCTGGGGGTCATGGTCGGCGCCGGCATTTACGTGCTGGTGGGGGAAGTCGCCGCCGCAGCCGGCGCGCTGGCGCCGTTTGCCTTTGTTCTGGCGGCGGTCCTCACAGCCTTCAGCGCGCTGTCCTATGCCGAACTGTCCACCCGCTACCCGGTCAGTGCGGGTGAAGCGGTCTATGTGGCCGAAGGCCTGCGGCAGCGCTGGCTGGCCAGCCTGGTGGGGCTGATGATCATCGCCGCCGGCATTGTCTCCAGCGCCGTTCTGGCACGCGGCCTGGTGGGCTATACGGCGACATTCATCGTCTTGCCGTCGGCGCCGGTAATCATCGCCATCGTCACGCTGCTGACCCTGCTGGCGGTGTGGGGCATCGCTGAATCGGTGTTAGTGGCGGCGATCGCCACGGTGGTGGAGGTTGCGGCGCTGGTTTTCATTGTGGTTGTCGCCGCCGACGACATCGCGCCGGGTTTCGCCGCCATGGGGCACGCGCTGGGCGAGGCCGTGCGGGCGCCATCGCCGGACTTAGCGGCAGGCATGATTACGGCCATGATCCTGGCCTTCTTCGCTTTCATCGGCTTTGAGGACATGGTCAATGTGGCGGAGGAGGTGCACGAGCCCGGACGCACCCTGCCGCGCGCCATCCTGCTGACATTGGTAATCACCACCGTGCTGTATGTGCTGGTGTCACTGGTGGTGGTGGCCTCGCCGGTAGCCGTCGCCGGCGGCGCGCCGCTGGCGCTGATCGCCGACCGGGCGCTGGAGTCGTCCGGCGCCTTTATTGCCCTGGTTGCCATTTTCGCGGTGATCAACGGCGGTCTGATCCAGATCGTCATGGCCTCACGGGTGCTCTATGGCATGGCCAATCAGGGCTGGATGCCGGCCTGGCTGGGGGTGGTCAATGCCCGCACCCGCACACCGGTCGCCGCCACCGTGCTGGTTGGCGGGGTGGTGCTGGTAGCGGCGCTGGCCCTGCCGGTGGCGGCGCTGGCCCAGGCCACCAGCTTCATTCTGTTGCTGGTCTATGCCCTGGTGAACCTGTCGCTGCTGCGCCTGCGGCGGCGGCGGGGTGCGGCGGCGGCGCCGCGCGCCAGATTCACGGTGCCGCTGGTAGTGCCTGTGCTGGGGTGTGTGGGATCCGCCAGTCTGGCCCTGGCGCTGGTTCTGCTGCATCTGGTCTGA
- a CDS encoding methyl-accepting chemotaxis protein, whose protein sequence is MPDDHAPHSRLVGSEATDGALHRMTDELESLTAEITRVGDVASQIQMIARQTNLLALNATIEAARAGDAGRGFAVVAGEVKLLAGQTAEATAQIDEIVARLGERTAALGRLAMAARNGRPDAAPADVAASHILPGSPAAPQRHVEPTPQPESDGTNQAAILPGVPLTRGQVALVQDSFALLLPKADDVATHMYRRLFELDPALEPLFAKSDMARQKAMLMGMLRTAVENLDRLDELSPAVEELGRRHIGYGVKEADYDTVGEALLSALEHGLGGDFSDDVRDAWSAVYGVLAMTMIAAAKEQVERAAA, encoded by the coding sequence ATGCCCGATGATCACGCGCCGCACAGCCGGCTGGTCGGCAGTGAGGCCACAGACGGCGCGCTGCACCGGATGACCGACGAGCTCGAAAGCCTGACCGCCGAGATCACCCGTGTCGGCGATGTCGCCAGCCAGATCCAGATGATTGCCCGGCAGACCAATCTGCTGGCGCTGAACGCCACCATCGAGGCGGCGCGCGCCGGCGACGCGGGTCGCGGATTTGCCGTGGTTGCCGGCGAGGTAAAGCTGCTTGCCGGCCAGACCGCCGAGGCGACCGCACAGATCGACGAAATCGTTGCACGGCTCGGCGAGCGCACGGCAGCCCTGGGCCGTCTGGCCATGGCCGCGCGCAATGGCCGGCCCGACGCCGCGCCGGCAGACGTGGCAGCCTCACATATCTTGCCGGGGTCGCCGGCGGCGCCACAGCGGCATGTCGAGCCAACGCCACAACCGGAAAGCGACGGGACGAATCAGGCGGCCATACTGCCAGGGGTGCCGCTCACGCGCGGTCAGGTGGCCCTGGTGCAGGACTCCTTCGCGCTGCTGCTGCCCAAGGCCGACGACGTAGCGACCCATATGTATCGCCGTCTGTTTGAACTGGACCCCGCACTGGAGCCCCTGTTTGCCAAGAGTGACATGGCTCGTCAGAAGGCCATGCTGATGGGCATGCTGCGGACGGCGGTGGAGAATCTGGATCGGCTGGACGAGCTGTCGCCGGCGGTGGAGGAGCTGGGCCGCCGTCACATCGGATATGGCGTCAAGGAAGCCGACTACGACACCGTGGGCGAGGCCCTGTTGAGCGCCCTGGAACACGGTCTTGGCGGGGACTTTAGCGACGATGTGCGGGACGCCTGGTCAGCCGTCTATGGTGTGCTGGCCATGACCATGATCGCCGCCGCCAAGGAACAGGTGGAGCGCGCCGCCGCCTGA
- a CDS encoding heme-binding protein, which translates to MADFTHDQARRAIDGGLAFRRQCAARPIAIAVVDSGGHLVAAAREDEVGFLRTELAINKAWSCMAYGRSTGAMQKRIAGHDHWMMAATGMVAGHRLIASPGGVVALDQYGRRVGAVGVANATNDEEIAIQAIEAAGLVADTDTPE; encoded by the coding sequence ATGGCTGACTTCACTCACGATCAGGCACGCCGCGCCATCGACGGGGGGCTGGCTTTTCGCCGGCAGTGCGCGGCCCGGCCCATCGCCATCGCGGTGGTCGATTCAGGTGGCCATCTGGTGGCGGCGGCGCGGGAGGACGAGGTCGGCTTTCTGCGGACGGAGCTGGCCATCAACAAAGCCTGGAGTTGCATGGCCTATGGCCGCTCCACCGGCGCCATGCAGAAACGGATCGCCGGCCACGATCACTGGATGATGGCTGCCACCGGCATGGTGGCCGGGCACCGCCTGATTGCCTCGCCGGGCGGGGTGGTGGCGCTGGACCAGTACGGTCGCCGGGTCGGCGCGGTCGGCGTGGCCAATGCCACCAACGACGAAGAAATCGCCATCCAGGCAATCGAGGCGGCTGGCCTGGTGGCGGATACGGACACGCCGGAGTGA